Proteins encoded together in one Micromonospora auratinigra window:
- a CDS encoding MaoC family dehydratase N-terminal domain-containing protein — protein MSLDPSFVGRTYPPTAPYQVGREKIREFATAIGATDPAHHDPEAARALGHPDVVAPPTFPVVVTMAASRQIVEDPELGVDYSRVVHGDQRFAYTRPVVAGDELVCVNTIEEVTTRGGHGFLTTRTDVSTAAGEPVVAVWSKIVVRGEA, from the coding sequence ATGTCCCTGGACCCGTCCTTCGTCGGCCGGACCTATCCGCCGACCGCCCCCTACCAGGTGGGCCGAGAAAAGATCCGCGAGTTCGCCACGGCCATCGGCGCCACCGACCCGGCGCACCACGACCCGGAGGCCGCCCGCGCGCTCGGGCACCCCGACGTGGTCGCCCCGCCGACCTTCCCGGTGGTCGTCACCATGGCCGCCAGCCGGCAGATCGTCGAGGACCCGGAGCTGGGCGTCGACTACAGCCGGGTGGTGCACGGTGACCAGCGGTTCGCGTACACCCGGCCGGTGGTGGCCGGCGACGAGCTGGTCTGCGTCAACACCATCGAGGAGGTCACCACCCGGGGCGGGCACGGCTTCCTGACCACCCGCACCGACGTGAGCACCGCCGCCGGCGAGCCGGTGGTCGCCGTCTGGTCCAAGATCGTCGTACGCGGGGAGGCCTGA
- the rpmG gene encoding 50S ribosomal protein L33, with translation MAKATDVRPKITLACVECKERNYITRKNRRNDPDRIELKKFCPRDGKHTVHRETR, from the coding sequence GTGGCGAAGGCGACCGATGTCCGGCCGAAGATCACTTTGGCGTGTGTGGAGTGCAAGGAGCGCAACTACATCACGCGCAAGAACCGTCGTAACGACCCGGACCGCATCGAGCTGAAGAAGTTCTGCCCCCGGGACGGCAAGCACACGGTCCACCGCGAGACCCGCTGA